One window of Erinaceus europaeus chromosome 6, mEriEur2.1, whole genome shotgun sequence genomic DNA carries:
- the PRR14L gene encoding protein PRR14L isoform X3, with amino-acid sequence MPGTRRMWSETPVGQLGRTHVSPELPGPAPAQARCRLSSGHRVRPSGDLISAWPQAGGDRQRMAAEPQPEPEWRKGLSSCLQEALPTPASQAPPPTDRPGERPRSTGDAQTAMDTPPESAEDGRAVKAPGPESGLVGAGLSATTSPDADTTVFVEPLTSVGPGVAGAAARENEHEDVRTRPPHMPRCRGDRAAPGPESGKEGPCEPTPACVADDRHPQDTHTAVPGSPGPTRRAAAGGALAESPEAPRIVSSLRGPAHLAPSPDVNGLPAAPFTGRAHSLHPGGDSQGENQAPREGSAQPSASAPAPAPGEESAGSPTVHTHSALAAAGSSSSRALSPAPVPEAAALALERKESERLGDRPGDWGAKPSGPSRQRPKQRQESARTPPGPLGLSSDTVDREGSPVSTQRTLDSSTVSQGMSGDGFLMEEKSLSGLAQAGRAGPDNEASKATEGPAHSPPLPETGCRSASETAAETPPPATAPRWGAQNPGSAHLVSGLPLEAGPVARGPVARERALGQVALDAPGPARLPLSTESPSTASDGSQQSHRPPLKAGAGVPAVPHTGPTETHVDAVWPTGDRARGTSDGPMSLEKAGEGAGVGTGEPPSRLLSLASQGLARCGVRALTPEGGTGTAPAPGGHVPALDSLMTVRGDVGQRSKPGSRGREVVESRSHPAAEKPRRQEPAGRDGPGSLPRDSAAPDAAGHCALHAPPGEGGAGACVCVASEGIASGLGQATGIPAPALALPGLEDTDRAGETLTRKAGEALCRQESPRVGDRGGEAKSPGDTRDSDPPSRGRPETGASDGPAGQDRPPDGSVDGDRPPAEGKWDTGVTPNTLCGAPTQSVRLAATPVGARGPGSLLPAAPPSSAAAPEPEEPCGHEACQPALCQEADAHPDPCAQGPWPAGGEPTGPLGEGLVRVASGGPRMPPRGQDEAGGLLRVSGSSGVLPVKLPSPENSRTHRDGEDTDLKGCFRPKGGKTDREGVRKEGGPWQVGAPEEGDGAGGPVGVVPGTNKLRREDMGPPRAGSDSRGEDLGGVPPELQEARAGGQPGSALLATLSSLAEVRLGSRPGEHGKLRAFTPTPVSLHGLHPPEAEARTCRHSASLETRGACSRGTEASYGAFGSTSQQKGVLPSKKQPPRTCKKLPCPAHAALGGSGRASQPHGPALATSPPEPIPTRAHCCLSAHPAGSATPVPAPARGPASPLPKQMAPSHQPPCSPGASQPTKESALLHRLSVLASRLAPVPGPPTPQARRGSTQLLPTGCARPLYGQLLGGSAPRVPPLALCLVAGRGAQQPGTGHWTLCSLEAVRVGLSVGAPMLPLASKLSLLPFPGKPGPPAVAESPRTFPEHCAPARLGLGGSPSCLSPPCSALLPCGSPGTTSSGDGSGSPLESRAAAVVPTGAGCSVLGLHTLLALCSPGCYRIWTKKRGLCSPLLATPRLLFTQFAQGLGGLRVPASLAGELLCSLPRSLGRVLATWSRHGPSPCSWAVPALHSTHGKLPPLDPMGSCTALPYVPPPGVEAACAASEGQRLEPAFPTLLPKSYLVRDPAVSQLLLSASDFPAPKLLEPDSVNAACPPAQSSAPQEEEEKAEPEKRPKKVSQIRIRKSIPKPDPNLTPMGLPRPKRLKKKEFSLEEIYTNKNYKSPPASRCLETIFEEPKERNGALISVSQQKRKRVLEFQDFTVPRKRRARGRVTAAGSFTRAQKAALQSQELDGLLIQKLMDLEAFLAKEEEAEGEQPAGC; translated from the exons ATGCCGGGGACCAGGAGGATGTGGAGCGAGACCCCTGTGGGGCAGCTGGGGAGGACCCACGTCAGCCCAGAGTTACCAGGGCCGGCGCCAGCCCAGGCCAG GTGCCGGCTTTCCAGCGGACACCGTGTGCGGCCCTCCGGTGATCTGATCTCAGCATGGCCCCAAGCTGGAGGAGACAGGCAAAGGATGGCCGCTGAGCCCCAGCCAGAACCCGAGTGGCGAAAGGGTTTATCTTCTTGCTTACAA GAGGCCCTCCCGACCCCCGCCAGCCAGGCCCCTCCGCCCACGGACCGCCCAGGAGAGCGTCCTCGGAGCACAG GAGATGCGCAGACGGCCATGGACACTCCGCCGGAATCTGCTGAAGACGGACGAGCCGTGAAGGCCCCGGGGCCCGAGTCTGGCCTTGTGGGTGCAGGTCTCTCTGCCACGACCAGCCCAGACGCCGACACGACTGTGTTCGTGGAGCCTTTGACCTCTGTGGGCCCAGGAGTCGCTGGAGCAGCCGCTAGAGAGAACGAGCATGAAGACGTGAGAACTCGTCCTCCTCACATGCCGCGCTGTCGGGGGGACAGAGCTGCTCCCGGGCCGGAGTCCGGGAAGGAAGGACCGTGTGAGCCGACTCCTGCCTGTGTGGCAGACGACAGACACCCACAGGACACCCACACGGCCGTGCCCGGCAGCCCCGGGCCCACGCGTAGGGCTGCCGCTGGAGGAGCCTTAGCAGAAAGCCCAGAAGCGCCCCGCATCGTGTCCAGTCTGCGGGGCCCCGCGCACCTGGCACCATCTCCTGACGTCAATGGTTTGCCAGCAGCACCCTTCACCGGGCGCGCACACAGCCTCCACCCAGGCGGGGACAGTCAGGGCGAGAACCAGGCTCCTCGGGAAGGGAGCGCGCAGCCTTCAGcctcggccccggccccggccccaggGGAAGAGTCTGCAGGCTCTCCTACCGTGCACACCCACAGCGCCCTCGCAGCAGCAGGCAGCTCCAGCTCCAGGGCTCTGTCTCCGGCCCCTGTCCCCGAAGCCGCTGCACTCGCCTTAGAGAGAAAGGAGTCGGAGCGCCTGGGAGACCGCCCAGGCGACTGGGGAGCCAAACCGAGCGGCCCCTCGAGGCAGAGGCCGAAGCAGAGGCAGGAGTCCGCACGGACGCCCCCGGGGCCGCTCGGCCTGTCGAGTGACACAGTCGACAGGGAAGGCTCCCCGGTCAGCACCCAGCGGACTCTGGACAGCAGCACTGTCTCACAAGGAATGTCCGGTGATGGATTTCTGATGGAAGAGAAATCCCTCTCGGGCTTGGCGCAGGCGGGCCGGGCCGGTCCCGACAACGAGGCGTCGAAAGCCACAGAGGGTCCCGCTCACTCACCACCCCTCCCCGAAACCGGTTGCAGATCTGCCTCGGAAACGGCAGCCGAGACACCACCGCCGGCCACTGCCCCGCGCTGGGGCGCACAGAACCCCGGCAGCGCCCACCTGGTGAGTGGGCTTCCTCTTGAGGCCGGGCCGGTCGCTAGGGGACCGGTCGCTAGGGAACGTGCTCTCGGTCAGGTGGCCCTTGACGCTCCAGGCCCCGCGAGGCTGCCGCTCAGCACAGAGTCGCCTTCAACTGCCAGCGACGGCTCCCAGCAGAGCCACCGCCCCCCGCTGAAGGCTGGGGCGGGTGTCCCGGCCGTGCCCCACACCGGTCCCACAGAGACGCACGTGGATGCCGTCTGGCCCACGGGTGACCGGGCTCGCGGCACCTCTGACGGCCCCATGAGCCTTGAGAAGGCCGGTGAGGGGGCAGGCGTGGGGACAGGAGAGCCGCCTTCCAGGCTCCTCTCCCTCGCGTCTCAGGGCCTCGCCCGCTGCGGCGTCAGAGCACTCACGCCCGAGGGGGGCACGGGTACCGCTCCTGCGCCTGGCGGCCACGTCCCAGCTCTTGACTCTTTGATGACCGTGCGTGGAGATGTGGGTCAGCGGAGCAAGCCCGGCTCCCGGGGAAGAGAAGTCGTGGAGAGCCGCAGCCATCCGGCTGCCGAGAAGCCGAGGAGACAGGAGCCTGCCGGGAGAGACGGTCCAGGCAGCCTTCCCCGAGACAGCGCGGCTCCCGACGCTGCTGGTCACTGCGCCCTTCACGCCCctcctggggaggggggggctggggcctgtgtgtGTGTCGCTTCCGAGGGCATCGCCAGTGGACTCGGCCAGGCCACGGGCATTCCGGCTCCCGCCCTCGCACTCCCCGGTCTGGAAGACACCGACCGGGCAGGCGAAACCCTCACCAGGAAGGCTGGGGAGGCACTCTGCCGGCAGGAGAGCCCGCGCGTGGGGGACCGTGGAGGGGAAGCCAAGTCCCCCGGAGACACTCGAGACAGCGACCCTCCGTCCCGGGGTCGTCCAGAGACAGGCGCCTCTGACGGCCCTGCTGGTCAGGACCGGCCCCCGGACGGCTCAGTGGACGGTGACCGCCCACCCGCAGAAGGCAAGTGGGACACTGGAGTGACCCCCAATACCCTGTGCGGCGCCCCGACACAGAGCGTGAGGCTGGCCGCCACGCCGGTGGGTGCGAGGGGCCCGGGCTCGCTTCTCCCTGCTGCTCCTCCCTCCTCGGCTGCTGCTCCTGAGCCAGAGGAGCCCTGCGGGCACGAGGCTTGTCAGCCAGCACTGTGCCAGGAGGCGGATGCTCACCCCGACCCATGTGCCCAGGGGCCGTGGCCTGCGGGCGGTGAGCCTACCGGCCCCCTCGGGGAAGGCTTGGTGCGGGTAGCATCTGGGGGTCCCAGGATGCCGCCTCGGGGCCAGGACGAGGCAGGAGGCCTCCTACGCGTCTCAGGCTCCAGCGGGGTGCTGCCCGTGAAACTGCCTTCTCCAGAAAATTCCCGGACCCACCGTGATGGCGAAGACACGGACCTGAAAGGGTGTTTCAGACCAAAAGGGGGCAAGACAGACCGGGAGGGtgtgaggaaggaaggggggccCTGGCAGGTAGGGGCTCCTGAAGAGGGAGACGGCGCAGGTGGGCCCGTGGGAGTCGTGCCAGGAACCaacaaattgagaagagaggacaTGGGACCCCCACGGGCTGGGTCAGACAGTCGGGGCGAGGACCTAGGAGGGGTCCCCCCAGAGCTGCAGGAGGCCAGGGCAGGCGGGCAGCCAGGAAGTGCGCTGCTGGCCACCCTGAGTTCACTGGCCGAGGTGCGCTTGGGGAGCCGGCCAGGAGAGCACGGCAAGCTGAGGGCCTTCACCCCGACTCCCGTCTCCTTACATGGCCTCCATCCTCCTGAGGCGGAGGCCAGGACCTGCCGCCACAGTGCCTCTCTCGAAACTCGGGGCGCCTGCTCTAGGGGCACAGAGGCTTCCTACGGTGCCTTCGGAAGCACCTCACAGCAGAAGGGAGTGCTCCCCTCCAAGAAGCAGCCCCCCCGGACATGTAAGAAGCTGCCCTGCCCGGCACACGCAGCCCTGGGCGGGAGTGGGAGAGCCAGCCAGCCACATGGCCCCGCCTTAGCCACGAGCCCCCCGGAGCCCATACCCACTCGGGCGCACTGCTGTCTCAGCGCGCACCCCGCCGGCAGCGCCACCCCGGTCCCCGCGCCCGCCCGCGGCCCTGCCAGCCCCTTACCAAAGCAGATGGCGCCCTCCCACCAGCCGCCGTGCAGCCCCGGTGCCAGCCAGCCAACCAAAGAATCCGCCTTACTGCACCGGTTGTCCGTCCTGGCCTCCAGGCTGGCCCCGGTCCCTGGGCCCCCGACACCCCAGGCTCGACGAGGGTCCACACAGCTGCTGCCCACGGGCTGTGCGCGGCCCCTCTACGGGCAGCTGCTGGGCGGCTCGGCCCCCCGTGTCCCCCCGCTGGCCCTGTGCCTGGTGGCTGGGAGGGGCGCCCAGCAGCCGGGCACCGGCCACTGGACGCTGTGTTCTCTCGAGGCGGTCAGAGTCGGCCTGAGCGTGGGCGCTCCGATGCTGCCCTTGGCTTCCAAGCTGTCCCTGCTGCCCTTCCCTGGGAAGCCCGGCCCCCCGGCTGTGGCCGAGTCCCCCCGGACATTCCCTGAGCACTGTGCCCCCGCCCGGCTCGGCCTCGGGGGGTCACCCTCGTGCCTGTCCCCTCCCTGCTCGGCTCTCCTGCCATGCGGCAGCCCTGGGACAACCTCCTCAGGGGACGGCTCGGGCTCCCCCCTGGAGTCCAGGGCCGCTGCCGTGGTCCCCACTGGGGCCGGCTGCTCCGTCCTCGGCCTTCACACGCTGCTCGCACTTTGCTCCCCTGGCTGCTACCGCATCTGGACCAAGAAACGCGGCCTCTGCAGCCCGCTGCTGGCCACACCCCGGCTGCTGTTCACCCAGTTTGCACAGGGCCTCGGAGGGCTCCGGGTACCGGCCTCCCTGGCCGGCGAGCTCCTCTGCTCTCTGCCCCGCTCTCTGGGCCGGGTACTGGCCACCTGGAGCCGCCACGGGCCCTCCCCCTGCTCCTGGGCCGTCCCTGCGCTCCACTCCACGCACGGCAAGCTGCCGCCCCTGGACCCCATGGGCAG CTGCACCGCGCTACCGTACGTGCCTCCCCCGGGCGTGGAAGCCGCGTGCGCCGCCAGCGAGGGGCAGAG GCTGGAGCCGGCCTTCCCCACCCTGCTACCAAAGTCCTACCTAGTGAGAGACCCGGCCGTCAGCCAGCTCCTGCTCTCAGCTTCCGACTTCCCGGCTCCCAAGCTCCTTGAACCGGACAGCGTGAACGCAGCCTGCCCCCCGGCCCAGAGCAGCGCCccccaggaggaagaggagaag GCTGAGCCCGAGAAAAGGCCAAAGAAAGTCTCCCAGATTCGCATCCGGAAAAGCATTCCCAAGCCAGACCCCAACCTCACACCCATGGGCCTGCCTCGACCCAAAAG GTTGAAGAAAAAGGAGTTCAGCCTAGAGGAGATTTACACCAACAAGAACTACAAGTCTCCCCCTGCGAGCAG ATGCCTAGAGACCATCTTTGAGGAGCCCAAGGAGCGCAACGGCGCCCTCATCTCCGTGAGCCAGCAGAAGCGGAAGCGGGTGCTGGAATTCCAGGACTTCACGGTCCCCCGGAAGCGGCGGGCGCGAGGCAGGGTCACGGCGGCCGGCAGCTTCACCAGGGCCCAGAAGGCGGCGCTGCAGAGCCAAGAGCTGGACGGGCTTCTGATCCAGAAGCTCATGGACCTGGAGGCCTTCCTGGCcaaggaggaagaggcagagggggagCAGCCCGCCGGCTGCTGA